Genomic segment of Fibrobacter sp. UWH4:
CTTTTCGCAAAGATGAATTCGGTGCTCACCACAACAACGAGTTCAGTATGGTGGAATGGTACCGTGTGGGTATGCCGCAAGAAACGTTGATGGACGAGGTGGAAACGCTTGTTTCCGAAATCATCGGCAAACCCATTAACGCTCGTCGCACGCGCTGGATCGATGCGTTCAAGAATTACGCGGGCGTGAATCCGCTGAAGGCTTCGGACGAAGAATTTGCTGCGTCCTGCACCGCTCGCGATATTCCGCTTCCTGTCGATGTCACGGCGATGTCTCGCGAGGACTGGTGGGATTACCTGATGGTGTTTGCGGTGGAACCCGCACTCGCCAAGAACGGCCCCGAATTTATTCTGGATTATCCGCAGTCGCAGGCCGCGCTGGCTCAGACCTACGTGGGCGAAGACGGTTACACCTGGGCGCGTCGTTTTGAACTGTTTGTGGATCAGGTGGAACTTTGCAACGGGTACATGGAACTCACCGATGCGGCCGAGCAGCGTAGACGCTTCGCTGCTGACCTTGAAATTCGTCGCGGCATGAATAAGCCTTTGCCGCCGATTGACGAAAACTTCCTGGCGGCGCTTGAATCGGGGATGCCTTCTTGTTCCGGCGTGGCGCTCGGTCTTGACCGATTGTTTATGCTCGCGATGGGAAAAGAGGAAATTAAGGACGTAATCCTTTTCCCGAGCCCTATCGCTTGATATTCGAAAGACTTCAGACTGTCTACTTCCGACCGTCTACTAACTTCCCGATTAGCTTTCGCATCTGTTTTTCGTCGAATTCTCCGACGTTGATTTTCACGATGCTATCTTGTGCGTTTACGAGGTAGGTTACGGGAATGACGCCCGGGTTGCCTAGCTTGTTCATCATGTCGTAGTTCCAGTGGAACGTGGTCCACGGAATCTTTGCGGCCTTGTTGTACTTGGCGGCGATACGCGGCGAGTCGTCTTCGTTCACCATCAGAATCTTGAAGCCCCTGTCGGCAAATTCGGAATCGAGCTGTTTGAGGAGGGGGAGTTCGGCGCGGCAGCCGGGACACCACGAGGCGGTCAGCGCGATGAGCGTGACGGTTCCTTTTTCAGCCTGGTAGGTGGAGATGGTTCCGTCGAGGAGCTTTCCCCTGAAGTCTTGGATCTTGGTGGGCGCGGCCTGGAAATACCCCTGGTCGCATGCGGAAAATAGGACTGCAAATGCCAATAGCAGCATGCTAGTCACTCCAAAAACGCCTCGCGAAGAGGTTATTTTACGCCCAAGTTCCATTCTAGATAACAAAATAGTGTTTTTTCGGAAAAAATGTGCGTTTTTAATGAAAAAATCGGCCCATTTTAAGTTATATTCTTTAGCATGGCATACAATATTCAAGATCTTCTTTCTGAAATGGTCCAGCGTGGCGCCTCTGACTTGCACATTACTGCAGGTGCGCCTCCCCTTATTCGTCTTTCCGGCAAGCTCACCCCCATTGGCGAGGACAAGCTCAAACCGGACGAAACTATGCGCATGACCTATAGCCTGATGAACGAAGGCCAGAAGAAGACTTTCGAACAGCAGAAGGAATGTGATTTTTCTTTCGGTATTGCGAACCTCGCGCGTTTCCGTGCGAACGCTTATCTGCAGCGTGGTTGCGTGGCGCTTGCGCTCCGTATCATTCCGCTTGAAATCAAGACCTTTAAGGATCTCGGCCTCCCGAAGATTATGGCCGAGTTCACGACCCGTCCTTCCGGCCTCGTGCTGGTGACGGGGGCTACGGGTTCGGGTAAGTCGACGACCTTGGCCGCCATGATTGACAAAATCAACAAGGAACGTCACGACCACATTCTGACGGTGGAAGATCCGATCGAATTCTTGCACAAACACCAGGGTTGCATGATCAACCAGCGCGAAGTCGGTAGCGATACCAACAGTTTTGCCCAGGCTCTTAAGATGGCGCTCCGTCAGGACCCTGACGTGGTGCTTATCGGCGAAATGCGTGACCTTGAAACAATCCGTGCGGCTTTGACGATTGCTGAAACCGGTCACTTGGCTTTTGCGACGCTCCATACCAACTCTTGTGTGCAGACCATCAACCGTGTGGTCGACGCGTTCCCGAAGGGCGAACAGCAGACTGTGCGTACGCAGCTCTCGTTCGTGCTGCAGGGCGTGATTTGCCAGACGCTTATGCCGCGCATTGGCGGTGGCCGTGTGATGGCTTACGAGGTGATGAACGTGACTCCGGGTATTCGTGCGTTGATTCGCGACGACAAGGTGCACCAGATTGAATCGATGATTGAAATCGGTCAGAAGTTCGGCATGAACACGATGAACATGTGTCTCTGCGACCTGGTGAAGAACCACAAGGTCGACCGTTTCGACGCCCTTGCCCGTTCTCCGAGTCCGGACCAGTTGGAACAGTTGTTTGTGAAGGAAGGCGTTTAACCTATGGCAGAATTCCTATACAAGGCCACCAACAGCCAGGGCAACAATTTCGAAGGCTCGATTGAGGCGAAGGACAAGGCTGAAGCCGAAGCGCTGTTGATGCGCCGCCGTTTGATTATTGTCAGCCTCAAGAAAAAGCCGACTGAAATCAAGATTAAGATCGGTTCGGGTATCAAGCCCGCCGAAATTGCACGCTTTACCCGTATGTTCTCTTCGATGAGCTCGGCGGGTCTTCCGATGTTGCAGTGCTTGAACATTCTGGAGAACCAGTGCGAAAACCCGGAACTCAAGAATGTGGTCCACAAGATCACGCAGTCCATTAACGGCGGTTCGTCGTTGGCGGACGCCTTGGCGCAGCACCCGAAAGTCTTCAGCAACCTGTATACGAACATGGTGGCGGCTGGTGAAGCGGGTGGTATCTTGGACGGTATCTTGGCGCGTCTTGCAGAAACCCTTGAAAATAACGAACGCCTGAAGCGTAAAGTGAAAAAGGCTTTGACCTACCCGGTGATGCTTGTTATCGTGGGTATTTTGGTGGTGATTGCCCTTATGACCTTCGTTGTGCCGACATTCGCTGAACAGTTCGCAGCCCTTGATGCAGAACTTCCGGCACCGACACAGGCGGTGATGGGCATTTCTGACTTTATTCGTGATAACGGTGCGTTCCTGTTTATCGGCGCGATTCTCTTGATTGTCGGCTTTAAGGTGGCCATGCGCGTGCCTGCGGCAAAGTTTGCCTGGGACGGCTTTATGCTGAAAGTGCCTAAACTGGGGGACCTGCAGATCAAGTCGACTACCGCTAGTTTTGCGAGAACGCTTGGAACTTTGCTGAATGCCGGTGTGTCCATCATGGATTCCTTGAAGGTGGTGGCCTCGACCGTTACGAACAAAGTAGTTGAAAAGGGCATTAACAAGATTGCAATCGGTATCGCGGGCGGTAAGAGTATCGCTGACCCGATGCAGGATACGGGACTTTTCCCGCCTATGGTGATCCAGATGACAGGCGTGGGTGAAAAGACCGGTAACCTGGGCGGTATGCTTTTGAAACTGGCCGACTTCTATGACGAAGAAGTGGACGCCGCCGTGGACGCCGTGGTGGGCATGATGGAACCGTTAATCATCGTGTTCCTCGGCGGTGCTGTCGGTGGCCTCCTCATTGCAATGTATATGCCTATGTTCTCGATGGGCGACGCCGTTAAGGGATAAATTTTAGTACTGTTGATACAGATGTATTGAAATTGTACTTCGTAGAGTGCCCCCTTTTAAAAAAAGGGGGTATATTTATAAACAAAGAAACGAGGTACACTATGAAGACGAAATTCCTTCTCCCGATTGTTGCGCTTGGCCTGTTCGCCGCCTGTTCCGATGACAGCAGCAGCCCTTCCGCTCCCAAGACCGATATCCCGGCTGCTACGGATACCGTTCCGGTGGTCGGTCCGGATCCGGCAAATCCCGTTACGGATCCTGTTACTGATCCTGCCACCCCGGTTACCGATCCGGCAACTGATCCCGCTGCTAATCCCGGCCTTGATCCGGTCGTTAATCCGGGTACCGACCCTGCGGTGACTCCGGGCACGGATCCTGTCCCCGGCGCCGATGTTGCTGAAACTCCGGTTGACCCGACGGCTTCTGTGAATGCTTGCCTTAGTGCAACCCGCGCTCCGGTCGTAGAACCGACCTACGCGGCTGTGCCCAGTTCCGGAAACTACGCCTACTATGGTGCCGAACTTTCCGGTGTGGAACAGTTCAAGTATGGCCGTTACGAAGCCTGCATGAAGATGGTCTCGATTCCGGGTTCCGTGAGCTCCATGTTCCTTTACTACGACAATTCCTGGATGAACGGTGACGAACCGTGGAACGAAATCGATATCGAAGTTCTCGGTAAGGGCGGCACGATGTGGCAGTCCAACATTATTACCCGCGAAGGAGTACCTTCTATCAAGAAGAACACTTCTTCCGAAAGCAAGCCCTTGCATGAATTCGGCTTCGATGCCACGGAAAGTTTCCACCTGTTTGCGATGACCTGGACACCTGAATACGTGGCGTGGGAAATCGATGGTGTCGAAATCCGTCGCGATACGCTGGGCATTACCCGCGGTACTCATGCCGATGCGGACCAGGTAGCCTTCCTCACGAAGGATCAGACGCTCCGCTTCAACCTTTGGGCTTCCAAGAGCGCAGGCTGGGTTGGTGCATTTACGGGCGATGAACTTGCCGATGCTCCGAAGGCCCAGTGGATTGACTACGTACGCGTCTATTCCTACGACACGGCGACCAAGACCTTTACCGAAGCCTGGACCGATGACTTCGAAGGTGCGGACCTGAACCGCAATCATTGGGCCACCGGTAACTGGGAAATGGAAAAGGTCAATCTCGCCCCCGAAAACGTCGTGGTCGAAAATGGCTACTGCAAGCTCCTGCTGACCCGCGCCGACGCGCCTGCCGCAGAATAATAAGGCCTTTTAGTCACTAGTCGATAGTTTACGAGGTGTTTATATTGACTAGTGACTAAACTTTGTACTCCTATCTTGTTCTCCTCCATAAAGCAAAACGTCCCGGAAGTTTTACTTCCGGGGCGTTTATATGTATGCGAACAACGAGGTATGAGAACTCCAAAAGGAAAAATAAGTCGTTGTTCGCCCTTCGCTCCGACAATAGACTACCGGTCTATTGCCTTTGCTCGGCGCATTATAAATGCGACCAACGAAAAAAAAAGCCGCAGCTTTTTTCGCTGCGACTAATTCCGAAATCTGAATTCCGAAATCTGAATTACAACACTCCGTGGCAGGTGCGGCTGATGACGTCGTCCTGCTGTTCCTTAGTCAGAGACAGGAACTTGACTGCGTAGCCGGAAACGCGGATGGTGAAGTTCGCGTATTCGGGCTTTTCCGGGTGCGCCTGGGCGTCGAGCAACTTTTCCACGCCGAACACGTTCACGTTCAGGTGGTGGGCGCCCTGGGCGAAGTAACCGTCCATGACGGTGACGAGCTTCTGGGCGCGTTCGTCGTCGCTGTGGCCGAGCGCGTTCGGGCTGATGGTCTGCGTGTTGCTGATACCGTCGAGCGCGTATTCGTACGGGAGCTTGGCGACAGAGTTGAGCGAGGCCAACAGACCGTTCTTTTCGGCGCCGTAGCTCGGGTTTGCACCGGGAGCGAACGGGGCGTGAGCCGGGCGACCGTCGGGGAGGGCGCCGGTGGCCTTGCCGTAAACAACGTTACTGGTGATCGTAAGAATCGACGTGGTCGGTTCGGCACCGCGGTAGGTGTGGTGCTTCTTGATCTTCGCGATGAATTCCTTGAGGAGCCAGACGGCAATTTCGTCGGCGCGGTCGTCGTCGTTGCCGTACTTCGGGAAGTCGCCTTCGATCTTGAAGTCCTTCACGAGGCCGTTTTCGCCGCGGATCACGGATACCTTAGCGTACTTGATGGCGCAGAGGCTGTCGACCACGTGGCTGAATCCTGCGATACCCGTTGCAAACGTGCGGCGCACATCGGTATCGATGAGGGCGAGTTCAGCGGCTTCGTAGTAGTACTTGTCGTGCATGTAGTGGATCAGGTTCAGCGTGTTCACGTAGATACCTGCGAGCCATTCGAGCATGATGTCGTACTTGTGCATCACTTCGTCGTAGTTCAGCACGTCGCCGGTAATCGGAGCAAGTTCCGGACCGATCTGCATACCGGGCACCAGGCCGCCTTCTTCGTCCTTGCCGCCGTTGATGGCGTAGAGGAGAGCCTTCGCGAGGTTTGCGCGGGCACCGAAGAACTGCATTTCCTTACCGGTCTGCGTTGCAGAAACGCAGCAGCAAATGCTGTAGTCGTCACCCCAAACCGGGCGCATCACGTCGTCGTTTTCGTACTGGATCGAGCTGGTCGTCACAGAGATGTAGGCGGCGTATTCCTTGAAGTTTTCAGGGAGGCGCTTGGTGTAGAGAACGGTGAGGTTGGGTTCCGGAGACGGGCCCATATTTTCGAGGGTGTGCAAGAAACGGAAGTCGTTCTTGGTGACCATCGGGCGGCCGTCCTGGCCCATACCGCCAACTTCGAGAGTGGCCCACACCGGGTCGCCGCTGAAGAGCTGGTTGTAAGATTCGATACGGGCGAACTTGACCATGCGGAACTTCATGACCATGTGGTCTACGAGTTCCTGGGCTTGCGCTTCAGTGAGCGTGCCGTTCTTGAGGTCGCGTTCGATATAAATGTCGAGGAAGGTCGAAATACGGCCCACGCTCATGGCGGCGCCGTTCTGCGTCTTGATGGCAGAGAGGTAGCCGAAGTAGAGCCACTGGAAGGCTTCCTTTGCGTTGGTGGCCGGCTTCGAAATATCGAAACCGTAGCTGGCGGCCATCACCTTCATGGCCTTGAGGGCCTTGATCTGTTCGGCGACTTCTTCGCGCAGGCGAATCACGTCGTCGGTCATGGTGCCGTCACCCACGTGGGCGAGGTCGTTCTGCTTCTGCTGGATGATGTAGTCGATACCGTAAAGGGCTACGCGGCGGTAGTCACCCACGATACGGCCACGACCGTAGGTGTCCGGAAGACCGGTCAGCAAGTGGGCCTTGCGGACGGCGCGGATTTCAGGAGTGTAGCAGTCGAACACGGCCTGGTTGTGGGTCTTGTGGTAGTCGGTAAAGATCTTGTGGAGGTCTGCGCTCGGCTCGTAGCCGTACTGCTTGCAGGATTCTTCGGCCATCTTGATGCCGCCGAACGGCATAAAGGCGCGCTTCAGCGGCTTGTCGGTCTGCAGACCCACGACCTTTTCCAGGTCCTTGAGGCTTTCGCTGATGTAGCCCGGCTTATGGCTCGTAATCGTCGAAACGATGTCGGTGTCCATATCGAGCACGCCACCCTTCTTGCGTTCTTCGGCCTGCAGCTTCTGGAGTTCACCCCAGAGCTTTTCGGTGGCGTCTGTCGGGCCTGCCAAAAATTCCTTGCCGCCTTCGTATGCGGTATAGTTGCGTTGAATAAAGTCGCGGACGTTGATTTCTTCTTGCCAGAGTCCGCCGGTAAAGCCATTCCATGCTTCGCTCATGTTTTCCTTCTTTGCTCGACCTTCCAACGCCATAAATTTGGACTGCCGAGACTTTCGGTTGCTTGTTCTAATTAGTAGCTATAATATAGAAAAATAGGGGGTGAGCCCAAAGGGTTTTCGTGAACTATATTTTACTTTCTGGTGGCCCCGGTTTTACAATTTGCGCTTTCTGTAAAAGCTTAATGTGCCATCCGTCAATGAAATAGAAGCGTAAAGTAAGTTTTTGGGGGCGATTGTGCTCGCGCCTTTTACTTGATGATTCCCGCCCTGTATTTCATTTTTAGAATGCGTGCGGCGGATTCTTCAATACGCTGGCGATAGTATTTACTTTGTTTGGATAGTGCGGCCAGATAGTTTATCATTTCTACCGCTTTTGACGAGTAGGTGATCATGAACATGTCGTTGCCTGCCATCAAGGCGGTGCGCACCAATTTTCTAAAATCCTTGGCGGGGTAGTTCTTGCTGCGGACACGTTCGTTGCCGCTAATCCAGGCGCGGAGGCTGACACCCCACAGGTCGTCGGTCAATATGACGGTCTCGGGAGACATATCGCGCGCCATTTTGACAATTTTCGGCTCGAATACGGCGGGGCGGCTCGATATGCGCACGAAACTCACGCTGCTCATCATGGTCACGGGAATGTCGCTCGAAAGCGTCCTGAAAAATTCCACGTTCTTTGCGATTTTGGCTCTAGGAGTCGAACTCACGGCGATTTGATGGTCGCTATTGGTCCAGGAATCGTAACCAGGAAAATGCTTGGATACGCAAACGACTCCGTTTTCGCTCATGCCCTTGACGAACGCCCTTACTTTGAATGCGTTGGTGGTGTCGTTGCCCCAGGAACGGCGACTTTCTTCCATGAACGAATTTTTGCCGCGGCTGTCTTTAGAAGGGTCAAGAACGGGCGCGAGGTTCATGTTTATTTTGAGTTCTTTCAGCGCGCTTCCGATTTTGTTGGCGAGCGAGTGGATGTCTGTCGAATCCATGCGTCGCATTTCTTGTGCGCTGGGAACGCCTCGCCATGTATCGGAGTAAGATGCCAGTCGGTTGACGATTCCGCCTTCTTGGTCTGTGGCGACAACGAGCGGAATTCTTAGGCCGGAGTCAATTTCGGCCATCGTGTTCAGGTAGCGTTTTGCGGAGCGAAGGTGCTGGCCTGTGATAAGCACTCCGCCGATTTCGTTTTCGATAATGAACTGCGACGAGGTGAGATAAACCATCACCATCTGTGCGGCCTTCTGCTTGATGCTGAGCGAATCCCACAGTGGCATAAGCTCGCGGGGGAGTCCGTAAGGTGTTTGCGCGGAATCTTCTTGCGGTAAGGCTTCGGCTGTATACGACGCGCTTGTTGCTGAACTGCTCGCAGGTTCCGTGGCTTGATTCACCGCAGCTTCTGTAAGCGAGTTCAGCGGAATAAACTTCACGTCAGGCAGAGAATCCTCCGCCCGCACAAGGGCGAATGCAAGAATAAATATGATAGATGTGTGCCGAATTAACGTCATTGCGCAAGCGCATGACCCTGCGGTTCTCCAATGCGTGAGCAAGCTCCCGCGCAGTCGAACCTTGCACGTCATTGCGAGCCTGAAAGGCGAAGCAATCCATGAATTACAAGTTGAAACCATCAAATAAGTCTTTCCATTCAGGATTCATACTTTTAATAAGATCAATTTTCTTTTGACGAGAACCACCTTTAATCTTTTTTTCTCTTTCAATAGCTTCTAACACTGAGGTGTGTTCTTCAAAGTAACCGAGCTTTGTTATGTTATATTTTTTAGTAAATCCTTTTATTAAGGATTTATGTTCTTGCATTCGTCTAATAAGATTCGTTGTAACACCTGTATATAATGTTCCATTAGGCTTATTGAATAGAATATAGGTGTATGATTTTTCTTGCATGAAAACTCTTTTTATTTGGATTGCTTCGTCGTTTCACTCCTCGCAATGACGATTCGTGCTATTTACTCAGCTTTCTTTTTTCCGAAACGTCTCGGCTTGAATTCGCGCGGAGGAAATTCGAACTTGATTTTCCCCTTTTCGAGCTTCAGGTAGGCGTCAAAATTCCGGTGCGTCTTGTTGCTGCGGAAACCTTTGATGAGCGCCGTTTTTTCGCCAGAAAGCAATGTCTTGATGATGTCGAGCGTAAGTTCCTTGCCCAAAAGAATCTTCGGAAGCGTAATGCCGCTAGGTTCTTTCTTCAGGTAGGATTCGCTGACGTAGCCGGTCATTGTCTCGTACACGGCGGCGCCGTCCACAGGTGACTTGCCGACCTCGGCGCCGACTTCCACTTCTTCGGGTTTTTCGTCGAATACGAATTCAATCTTGTTTTCGTCGTTGATAATCACCACGGCCGAGAATTCGGCGCCGCGCTTGCTGCGGAATCCAGTAAGCGGGCCAATTTTCCTGTTGGTCAGGAGCTCGGTGATTTCTTCGGGGGTGAGCCTCTTGCCGCCAATCATCTTGCGGATCACGATACCGTCTTCGGTGGTGTAGCGGCTCACGGTTTCAAAAACCTTCTTGCCGTTCACGGGGCTGAAAGAGGCTTCGCCGGTGGTGCTTTCTTCCTTGAATCCCTTGATGTTTTTCACCATGGTCTTCGTCATCTCAACGATGCCTTCCATGAACTTTTCGCGGGTTTCCTTGCCCTTCTCGATCTGCTCCATTTTATATTCCCAGTTGCCGGTAAGTTCCGGGCTGGTGAGCGCTTCAATATCCATGGCCTTCAGCACCTTGATCAGGTCAAATGCCTTTGCGGTCGGGATCATGTCCTTGCCGTCGCGAACCACGTACTTGTCGCTGACGAGCTTTTCGATAATGGCGGCGCGCGTTGCCGGCGTTCCAAGTCCGCGTTCCTTCATGGCGTCGCGGAGTTCTTCGTCTTCCACCAACTTACCGGCGCTTTCCATCATCGAAAGGAGCGTGCTTTCGGTGTAGTGTGCGGGCGGCTT
This window contains:
- the epmA gene encoding EF-P lysine aminoacylase EpmA; amino-acid sequence: MSFAPTCSRDSWVKRQALMNKVRAFFVARGVLEVETPTLSNAGGTDPQLDYFEVEGRHFMMTSPEFHMKRLLAAGFGDIFQITKSFRKDEFGAHHNNEFSMVEWYRVGMPQETLMDEVETLVSEIIGKPINARRTRWIDAFKNYAGVNPLKASDEEFAASCTARDIPLPVDVTAMSREDWWDYLMVFAVEPALAKNGPEFILDYPQSQAALAQTYVGEDGYTWARRFELFVDQVELCNGYMELTDAAEQRRRFAADLEIRRGMNKPLPPIDENFLAALESGMPSCSGVALGLDRLFMLAMGKEEIKDVILFPSPIA
- a CDS encoding TlpA disulfide reductase family protein: MLLLAFAVLFSACDQGYFQAAPTKIQDFRGKLLDGTISTYQAEKGTVTLIALTASWCPGCRAELPLLKQLDSEFADRGFKILMVNEDDSPRIAAKYNKAAKIPWTTFHWNYDMMNKLGNPGVIPVTYLVNAQDSIVKINVGEFDEKQMRKLIGKLVDGRK
- a CDS encoding type IV pilus twitching motility protein PilT: MAYNIQDLLSEMVQRGASDLHITAGAPPLIRLSGKLTPIGEDKLKPDETMRMTYSLMNEGQKKTFEQQKECDFSFGIANLARFRANAYLQRGCVALALRIIPLEIKTFKDLGLPKIMAEFTTRPSGLVLVTGATGSGKSTTLAAMIDKINKERHDHILTVEDPIEFLHKHQGCMINQREVGSDTNSFAQALKMALRQDPDVVLIGEMRDLETIRAALTIAETGHLAFATLHTNSCVQTINRVVDAFPKGEQQTVRTQLSFVLQGVICQTLMPRIGGGRVMAYEVMNVTPGIRALIRDDKVHQIESMIEIGQKFGMNTMNMCLCDLVKNHKVDRFDALARSPSPDQLEQLFVKEGV
- a CDS encoding type II secretion system F family protein, with the protein product MAEFLYKATNSQGNNFEGSIEAKDKAEAEALLMRRRLIIVSLKKKPTEIKIKIGSGIKPAEIARFTRMFSSMSSAGLPMLQCLNILENQCENPELKNVVHKITQSINGGSSLADALAQHPKVFSNLYTNMVAAGEAGGILDGILARLAETLENNERLKRKVKKALTYPVMLVIVGILVVIALMTFVVPTFAEQFAALDAELPAPTQAVMGISDFIRDNGAFLFIGAILLIVGFKVAMRVPAAKFAWDGFMLKVPKLGDLQIKSTTASFARTLGTLLNAGVSIMDSLKVVASTVTNKVVEKGINKIAIGIAGGKSIADPMQDTGLFPPMVIQMTGVGEKTGNLGGMLLKLADFYDEEVDAAVDAVVGMMEPLIIVFLGGAVGGLLIAMYMPMFSMGDAVKG
- a CDS encoding family 16 glycosylhydrolase; protein product: MKTKFLLPIVALGLFAACSDDSSSPSAPKTDIPAATDTVPVVGPDPANPVTDPVTDPATPVTDPATDPAANPGLDPVVNPGTDPAVTPGTDPVPGADVAETPVDPTASVNACLSATRAPVVEPTYAAVPSSGNYAYYGAELSGVEQFKYGRYEACMKMVSIPGSVSSMFLYYDNSWMNGDEPWNEIDIEVLGKGGTMWQSNIITREGVPSIKKNTSSESKPLHEFGFDATESFHLFAMTWTPEYVAWEIDGVEIRRDTLGITRGTHADADQVAFLTKDQTLRFNLWASKSAGWVGAFTGDELADAPKAQWIDYVRVYSYDTATKTFTEAWTDDFEGADLNRNHWATGNWEMEKVNLAPENVVVENGYCKLLLTRADAPAAE
- the pflB gene encoding formate C-acetyltransferase, with protein sequence MSEAWNGFTGGLWQEEINVRDFIQRNYTAYEGGKEFLAGPTDATEKLWGELQKLQAEERKKGGVLDMDTDIVSTITSHKPGYISESLKDLEKVVGLQTDKPLKRAFMPFGGIKMAEESCKQYGYEPSADLHKIFTDYHKTHNQAVFDCYTPEIRAVRKAHLLTGLPDTYGRGRIVGDYRRVALYGIDYIIQQKQNDLAHVGDGTMTDDVIRLREEVAEQIKALKAMKVMAASYGFDISKPATNAKEAFQWLYFGYLSAIKTQNGAAMSVGRISTFLDIYIERDLKNGTLTEAQAQELVDHMVMKFRMVKFARIESYNQLFSGDPVWATLEVGGMGQDGRPMVTKNDFRFLHTLENMGPSPEPNLTVLYTKRLPENFKEYAAYISVTTSSIQYENDDVMRPVWGDDYSICCCVSATQTGKEMQFFGARANLAKALLYAINGGKDEEGGLVPGMQIGPELAPITGDVLNYDEVMHKYDIMLEWLAGIYVNTLNLIHYMHDKYYYEAAELALIDTDVRRTFATGIAGFSHVVDSLCAIKYAKVSVIRGENGLVKDFKIEGDFPKYGNDDDRADEIAVWLLKEFIAKIKKHHTYRGAEPTTSILTITSNVVYGKATGALPDGRPAHAPFAPGANPSYGAEKNGLLASLNSVAKLPYEYALDGISNTQTISPNALGHSDDERAQKLVTVMDGYFAQGAHHLNVNVFGVEKLLDAQAHPEKPEYANFTIRVSGYAVKFLSLTKEQQDDVISRTCHGVL
- a CDS encoding glycoside hydrolase family 3 protein, translating into MKFIPLNSLTEAAVNQATEPASSSATSASYTAEALPQEDSAQTPYGLPRELMPLWDSLSIKQKAAQMVMVYLTSSQFIIENEIGGVLITGQHLRSAKRYLNTMAEIDSGLRIPLVVATDQEGGIVNRLASYSDTWRGVPSAQEMRRMDSTDIHSLANKIGSALKELKINMNLAPVLDPSKDSRGKNSFMEESRRSWGNDTTNAFKVRAFVKGMSENGVVCVSKHFPGYDSWTNSDHQIAVSSTPRAKIAKNVEFFRTLSSDIPVTMMSSVSFVRISSRPAVFEPKIVKMARDMSPETVILTDDLWGVSLRAWISGNERVRSKNYPAKDFRKLVRTALMAGNDMFMITYSSKAVEMINYLAALSKQSKYYRQRIEESAARILKMKYRAGIIK
- a CDS encoding GIY-YIG nuclease family protein, yielding MQEKSYTYILFNKPNGTLYTGVTTNLIRRMQEHKSLIKGFTKKYNITKLGYFEEHTSVLEAIEREKKIKGGSRQKKIDLIKSMNPEWKDLFDGFNL